In a genomic window of Bernardetia sp.:
- a CDS encoding ATP-grasp domain-containing protein — MKKNSLHTVWIIGNRSDAIETAKKNNLRVVLLYNKKLKNHKADTLEQISFIWSKQEWMHFVEDLLKKEPKPIAILAPTEKSVLPAAWISEQIVPNFYTSEKVALHCTHKPTMKKVAKKANIPCADFLENETGENKISKQELIEKLGLPMAFKTCTGSGSRGAYIVKSENEVPAFLKKGYMAESFVKGTECSVEAVIQNGKVLFQNITEYTEPKFANLVPTTFSKAIQEKIFEFNEKIIKALGAKNGITHTEVFIQNLEQNNTDKINLVFGEMAIRPPGGYIMNLLKLSYQKDFWQIWLDTFLGNKVDMKNIEPHFYSGLRLFHPKAGILKAIKGKEFVKAIEELEEFTLSVKEGSTIKQREGTGQSIGHIVIKGKDKQKIKSLLEEVKEKLIFEIK, encoded by the coding sequence TTGAAAAAAAATAGTTTACATACGGTTTGGATAATAGGGAATCGTTCTGATGCCATTGAAACTGCAAAAAAAAATAATTTGCGTGTGGTTCTTCTCTACAATAAAAAATTAAAAAACCATAAAGCTGATACGTTAGAACAAATCTCCTTTATTTGGAGTAAACAAGAATGGATGCATTTTGTTGAAGATTTACTTAAAAAAGAGCCAAAACCTATCGCAATTCTTGCACCAACTGAAAAGTCTGTGCTACCTGCTGCTTGGATAAGTGAACAAATAGTGCCTAACTTCTATACTTCTGAAAAGGTAGCTCTTCACTGTACACACAAGCCAACAATGAAGAAAGTAGCTAAGAAGGCTAATATTCCTTGTGCTGATTTTTTGGAAAATGAAACAGGAGAAAATAAAATCTCTAAACAAGAACTTATAGAAAAACTTGGTTTGCCGATGGCTTTCAAAACCTGTACAGGCTCTGGAAGTAGAGGAGCTTATATTGTCAAATCAGAAAACGAAGTGCCAGCCTTTTTGAAAAAGGGATATATGGCAGAAAGTTTTGTGAAAGGTACAGAGTGTAGCGTAGAGGCTGTGATACAAAATGGAAAAGTATTGTTTCAAAACATTACTGAATATACCGAACCAAAGTTTGCCAACCTTGTTCCTACTACATTTTCAAAGGCAATTCAAGAAAAAATATTTGAATTCAATGAAAAAATAATCAAAGCCTTAGGCGCAAAAAATGGAATTACACATACTGAAGTTTTTATCCAGAATTTAGAGCAAAATAACACAGACAAAATAAATTTAGTTTTTGGAGAGATGGCAATCCGTCCTCCAGGAGGCTACATTATGAACCTTTTAAAACTCTCTTACCAAAAAGATTTTTGGCAGATTTGGCTAGATACTTTTTTAGGAAATAAGGTGGATATGAAAAATATAGAGCCTCATTTTTATAGTGGCTTACGTCTTTTCCATCCAAAGGCTGGTATATTGAAAGCTATCAAAGGAAAAGAATTTGTCAAAGCTATTGAAGAACTAGAAGAATTTACACTTTCTGTAAAAGAAGGTTCAACTATTAAACAACGTGAAGGAACAGGACAAAGTATAGGACACATTGTGATAAAAGGAAAAGACAAGCAAAAAATTAAATCTTTGTTAGAGGAAGTAAAAGAAAAATTGATATTTGAAATCAAGTAA
- a CDS encoding two-component regulator propeller domain-containing protein, protein MKSIKNQLFKLKKCFISNQSTFLFTFFTIYSIFFLSSSVIAQNEDNIAIGEWRTHLTYFDAQTVAASENKVYVASQNGLFFYDKEFQSLEVVSRIDGLSDIGISALEYLPNTDEILVAYQNGNIDFLSDNQIKNFPVFFEDAAILDKEIYHTHYFQNVVWISTNAGILEIDVENSANKRIRNSYQNLGENGEQIKVFATTIQDNTIYAATEKGVRYISFNSSNNPNDFRNWQTLPSTQNKIVEAIASTNSTVFFSIQNEGVFSYNGTSNALGQIPTTNVYDISEDKINLTSVFVSSEAGLFRVEATSSSFQVEKIENELLKAPRQAISENGTLWVADNRAGLVTNTTGNFVSLFPSGTYNQNAWGFVQAQGKIIAFSGGYERPFRPLNRTTGFYVFENGEWTNYNAENKDITSQTIPNVRDLVGATYSEIENRVYFASIQDGILVWDLSDDSFSVLDSSNSPLPHNRVIDVETDNLGNLWVALSASTLREDAYFRKQVGNDGLAAWKGFRFNQTRTTFPLSIEIDENNNVWASLSPLVQGGILVFNENEENTILIESVNAGNLASNDIRALQSDQNGVMWIGTPAEANASVRTFSDIFGIFQSQDLNARDVFFESRQLLRDETITTIALDGGNRKWFGTTNGVWLFSEDASKQFLHFTAENSPLFSNQILDIVVQDETGEVFFATPNGIISYRGTATAAKTDFSSVKIFPNPVQPNFNGVVAIEGLTGDANVKITDISGRLVYETDSFGGTATWNGTDYNNVRAKSGVYLVYVANRDGSEGFVGKIIFIE, encoded by the coding sequence ATGAAAAGTATAAAAAATCAGCTTTTTAAACTCAAAAAATGCTTCATTTCCAATCAATCAACGTTTTTATTCACATTCTTTACGATTTACTCTATCTTTTTTTTATCCAGTTCTGTCATTGCACAAAATGAAGATAATATTGCTATTGGAGAATGGCGTACTCATCTTACCTATTTTGATGCTCAAACAGTGGCTGCAAGCGAAAATAAAGTATATGTAGCCTCTCAAAATGGTCTCTTTTTCTATGATAAAGAATTTCAAAGCCTAGAAGTAGTTTCAAGAATAGATGGTCTTTCAGACATCGGTATTTCAGCCTTAGAGTATCTACCTAACACAGACGAGATTTTGGTAGCTTATCAGAATGGAAATATAGATTTTTTGTCTGATAACCAAATCAAGAATTTTCCTGTTTTTTTTGAAGATGCAGCCATTTTAGACAAAGAAATTTATCATACTCACTATTTTCAGAATGTAGTTTGGATAAGCACAAATGCAGGTATTTTAGAAATAGATGTAGAAAACTCTGCCAACAAACGCATCAGAAACTCCTATCAAAATTTAGGAGAAAATGGAGAACAAATTAAAGTTTTTGCGACAACTATTCAAGACAATACTATCTATGCAGCTACTGAAAAAGGTGTACGTTATATTTCTTTCAATAGCTCAAATAATCCAAATGACTTTAGGAACTGGCAAACACTACCATCCACACAAAACAAAATAGTAGAAGCGATTGCTTCAACAAACTCAACGGTATTTTTTTCTATTCAGAATGAAGGTGTTTTTAGTTATAATGGAACAAGCAACGCTTTAGGACAGATACCAACTACAAACGTGTATGATATTAGTGAAGATAAAATAAATTTAACAAGTGTTTTTGTTTCATCAGAGGCAGGACTTTTCAGAGTAGAAGCGACATCTTCGTCATTTCAAGTAGAAAAAATAGAAAATGAACTACTAAAAGCTCCTCGTCAAGCAATTTCTGAAAATGGTACACTTTGGGTAGCAGACAACCGAGCAGGATTAGTTACCAACACTACTGGTAATTTTGTTTCCTTATTTCCTTCTGGAACATACAATCAAAATGCTTGGGGTTTTGTTCAAGCACAAGGAAAAATTATTGCTTTTTCAGGAGGGTATGAGCGACCTTTTCGTCCTCTGAACCGAACCACAGGTTTTTATGTTTTTGAAAATGGAGAGTGGACAAACTACAACGCCGAAAATAAAGATATTACGAGCCAAACCATTCCTAATGTGAGAGATTTAGTAGGTGCTACTTATTCAGAAATCGAAAACAGAGTGTATTTTGCTTCAATACAAGATGGAATTTTAGTTTGGGATTTAAGTGATGATAGTTTTTCAGTTTTGGATTCGTCTAATTCTCCCTTGCCTCATAACAGAGTCATTGATGTTGAAACAGATAATTTGGGTAACCTTTGGGTAGCTCTTTCTGCCAGTACTTTAAGAGAAGATGCTTATTTTAGAAAACAAGTTGGCAACGACGGACTAGCTGCTTGGAAAGGCTTTAGATTTAATCAAACCCGCACTACTTTTCCATTATCCATTGAAATTGATGAGAATAACAATGTTTGGGCAAGCCTTAGTCCTCTAGTGCAAGGTGGAATTTTGGTTTTTAATGAAAATGAAGAGAATACCATTTTGATAGAATCTGTTAATGCTGGAAATTTAGCTTCTAATGATATAAGAGCCTTACAATCTGACCAAAACGGCGTGATGTGGATAGGAACTCCAGCCGAAGCAAATGCTAGTGTACGTACATTTTCTGATATTTTTGGAATTTTCCAAAGTCAAGATTTGAATGCTAGAGATGTATTTTTCGAATCCAGACAGCTTTTAAGAGACGAAACCATTACTACTATTGCCTTAGATGGTGGAAATAGAAAATGGTTTGGTACTACCAATGGAGTATGGCTTTTTTCAGAAGATGCTTCCAAGCAGTTTTTGCACTTTACAGCAGAAAACAGCCCACTTTTTAGCAATCAGATTTTAGACATTGTAGTGCAAGATGAAACAGGAGAAGTGTTTTTTGCTACGCCCAACGGAATTATTTCGTATCGTGGAACAGCCACAGCAGCAAAGACAGATTTTTCTAGTGTAAAAATATTTCCTAATCCTGTTCAGCCCAATTTCAATGGAGTAGTTGCCATAGAAGGACTTACTGGAGACGCCAATGTAAAAATTACAGATATTAGTGGCAGACTGGTATATGAAACCGACTCTTTTGGAGGTACAGCTACTTGGAATGGAACAGATTATAACAATGTAAGAGCTAAAAGTGGAGTGTATTTAGTATATGTGGCAAACAGAGATGGAAGTGAAGGTTTTGTTGGAAAAATTATTTTTATAGAATAA
- a CDS encoding DUF6252 family protein gives MKFNWKNTTLLLVLLLSTFTLWSCKGDDEINPEAVISALIDGQPWNASSLSSGIKTGDNISLTAASSNGRTFIISFKAEVGTQALNASVDTSGVNLVPSVIYRTLPIGGSTFASNICASNDGGEIVITAIDETNKTVTGTFKTKTCSINSSVEITEGKINGAKYN, from the coding sequence ATGAAATTTAACTGGAAAAATACGACACTCTTATTAGTTCTTCTACTTTCTACATTTACACTTTGGTCTTGTAAAGGCGATGATGAAATAAACCCTGAAGCTGTAATTTCTGCTCTTATTGATGGGCAACCTTGGAATGCTTCTTCTCTATCTTCTGGCATCAAAACAGGAGACAACATCTCACTTACTGCAGCAAGCAGCAATGGTAGAACGTTTATCATTTCGTTTAAAGCAGAAGTAGGTACACAAGCTCTCAATGCTTCTGTGGATACAAGTGGAGTAAACCTTGTCCCTTCTGTTATTTATCGTACACTTCCTATTGGTGGCAGTACATTTGCCTCAAATATTTGTGCTTCTAACGATGGAGGTGAAATTGTTATTACAGCAATAGATGAAACTAACAAAACGGTTACAGGAACATTCAAAACAAAAACTTGTTCTATCAATAGTTCAGTAGAAATTACAGAAGGCAAAATCAATGGAGCGAAATATAATTAA
- a CDS encoding AAA family ATPase yields MNNIFPFATDVREIHVGQMTIVYEGIHKELNKKVAIKVLRDSMPSLRDIAKFKEEHALTQNIKSDAIRKSIRQLRIDDRHILILNYIDGQSLKEYQQTNKLSLEDSLSIAIHTTMALQEVHQANVIHKDINPKNIIIGKDKCVYIIDFGIASTFKRQKQNAEVTNAMEGTIMYISPEQTGRVNRSIDVRTDLYSLGITLYELFTGKLPFESLDIMELVHSHIALTPALAHTKNTNIPPILSKILEKLLRKNAEARYQTAFGLQKDLERLSKALKEGKEKIDFQLGTNDITTNFQIPEKLYGREKEIEKLSKIFDKVSYGASHLVLLGGYSGIGKTAIVNELYKSITQKRGYFVKGKFDQFQRDAPYSAIIESFKSFIQQILTESQERIKRWEQKIKIALGINGGVLTEVIPSLELIIGKQNPVPKLGPSETQNRFNLVIQNFVRAISKQEHPLVIFIDDWQWADSGSLSLLELLMTDTNNTHLMLIGTYRDNEVDTSHPFSIKVGELENDNVSMTKIILQPLSFENIATLVNETLNQQSEGSYDLTKIIYQKTQGNPFFTNQFLEMLYDQHLIEFNKKKKEWTWNIDKIKERDSTDNVVELMSQKIKQLDKKTQEILKYASCVGGKFDIHMVASVAEYSLKETVDRLTPALQEGLIYSENDSYKGIDETTENAQIAFYFLHDRVQQAAYSLMKEEEQKEASLKIARFVYYQRDEEYVNEWICDVANYYNEGIDLIEEEKEIKELVRVNLRAARKAKQSLAYLPAIAYLQTAISLLDKNAWKNQRNQTFEIYSLLADCLFLKAKKKEADKIFNLLLEKSESKLEKVRIYNTQILLLESSFKFNDAIELARKALAILDIELPQEENEKTAVFQKETAYISEILDKNGGIGFLETLPIMQNKELKEAVKILYLTWTSCYMVGDMSLVLLTSAKMITLAIQHGNTAETGWAYTAYATFVSSGMGEYKLGYDLGQLSLKLNDKFEDLRTKGPINHLIGVFIHHWRKPVREGLHYLKTGFEASVAAGNYGYAGYAHCVLARHQVLSGINLEKIALDIDTNTAIQHSIKNHGVAQLGVVVNAYVKNLMGLSKTSDSFDNDEFNEKTYLEGYKELPIGAAVYEPLKARMYLYQEDYQKALTHSQAAIPLMIALFGSEWNWFHNNNYSLALCGLIIQEPNHPKKEEYLDIIATNQNQMKIWMENCPENFTHLYFMVEAQLAQIQQDIVSAMKFYDKAILAAQQNQFVHDEALVNELAGKFYLSLDKKDFARIYIQKADYLYRMWGANKKVSLLEKQYRLLLDGQRKASGFSRDSTIGATVISSYSTSSSKGTSIGTALDINTILKASQAISSEIKLENLLSKMIHIIVENAGAEKGYLILKKDTGFQIDAYYSLADNITQVMQSEPVQDSNTLASTVLNYVIRTKEAIILDNAYQNATFKQDSYIKEHTVRSLLCMPIMKQGEVLALLYLENNHSHTIFNKERLNLLNLLSSQIAVSIDNALVYENLETIVDERTTELKHSQERITSSIRYAETIQKAIFPAKIELKSHFTDAFVLFQPKDIVSGDFYWITKVKDEILVAVVDCTGHGVPGAFMSMIGNTLLNEMVLQKNITQPSRIIEALHIGVRKALRQTTTNNRDGMDMVLIKAKYLENGKVDIESAAAKRSLWYTQEGEFLVIKGDRRSVGGVQRESKRKFSHHKLQLNKGECLYLFSDGFPDQSDEKLNKYGTRELIKLLESISKITPLKQQKKIILDSLYHHMGSAEQRDDITLIGIKL; encoded by the coding sequence ATGAATAATATTTTCCCCTTTGCTACTGATGTCAGAGAAATACATGTCGGACAGATGACAATTGTCTATGAAGGAATACACAAAGAACTAAATAAGAAGGTAGCTATTAAAGTTTTGAGAGACAGTATGCCGTCTTTGAGAGACATTGCTAAATTTAAAGAAGAACACGCCCTAACTCAAAATATAAAATCAGATGCTATACGTAAATCAATAAGGCAGCTTAGAATAGATGACCGACATATTTTAATATTAAATTATATAGATGGACAGTCTTTGAAAGAGTATCAGCAAACCAATAAACTTTCATTAGAAGATAGTTTGAGCATTGCTATACATACTACGATGGCATTACAAGAAGTGCATCAGGCTAATGTAATTCATAAAGATATAAATCCAAAAAACATCATTATAGGAAAAGATAAGTGTGTTTATATTATTGACTTTGGTATTGCTTCAACGTTTAAGAGACAGAAGCAAAATGCTGAAGTAACCAATGCTATGGAAGGTACAATTATGTATATTTCTCCAGAGCAAACAGGAAGAGTAAACCGTTCGATAGATGTTCGTACAGATTTGTATTCTTTAGGTATAACACTCTATGAGCTTTTCACTGGCAAACTCCCTTTCGAATCGTTAGATATAATGGAATTGGTACACTCACATATTGCACTCACTCCAGCTCTAGCTCATACAAAAAACACGAATATTCCTCCTATTCTCTCCAAGATATTAGAAAAACTATTACGTAAAAATGCAGAAGCAAGATACCAAACTGCTTTTGGGTTACAAAAAGATTTAGAACGGCTTTCTAAGGCACTTAAAGAAGGTAAAGAAAAAATAGATTTTCAGTTAGGGACAAACGATATTACAACCAACTTTCAGATTCCAGAAAAACTTTATGGAAGAGAAAAAGAAATTGAAAAACTAAGCAAAATATTTGATAAGGTAAGCTATGGAGCAAGTCATTTAGTTCTTTTAGGAGGATACTCAGGCATTGGAAAAACGGCTATAGTAAATGAACTCTATAAATCTATCACTCAAAAAAGAGGATATTTTGTAAAAGGAAAATTTGACCAATTTCAGCGAGATGCTCCTTACAGTGCAATTATTGAGAGTTTTAAAAGTTTCATTCAGCAAATCTTGACCGAATCGCAAGAACGAATCAAGAGATGGGAACAAAAAATAAAAATTGCATTAGGCATAAATGGAGGTGTTTTGACAGAAGTAATTCCTTCTTTAGAACTTATTATAGGCAAACAAAATCCAGTACCAAAGCTAGGACCAAGTGAAACTCAGAATCGTTTTAACTTAGTAATTCAGAACTTTGTAAGGGCAATAAGTAAACAGGAACACCCATTAGTTATTTTTATTGACGATTGGCAGTGGGCAGATAGTGGAAGTTTGAGTTTGTTAGAACTTCTCATGACTGATACTAATAATACGCATTTAATGCTCATCGGAACATATAGAGACAACGAAGTAGATACCTCACACCCCTTTTCTATAAAAGTTGGAGAGCTAGAAAATGATAATGTATCTATGACAAAGATAATATTACAACCTCTCAGCTTTGAGAATATTGCTACACTTGTAAACGAAACACTCAATCAACAAAGCGAAGGTAGTTATGACCTAACCAAGATAATTTACCAAAAAACGCAAGGAAATCCGTTTTTTACCAACCAGTTTTTGGAAATGCTCTACGACCAACACCTCATAGAGTTCAATAAAAAGAAAAAAGAATGGACATGGAATATTGATAAGATAAAAGAAAGAGACAGTACAGACAATGTAGTAGAACTCATGTCTCAAAAAATAAAGCAATTAGATAAAAAAACACAGGAGATACTAAAATATGCTTCTTGTGTGGGAGGCAAGTTTGATATTCACATGGTGGCTAGTGTTGCAGAATATTCTTTAAAAGAAACGGTAGATAGGCTTACTCCTGCTCTTCAAGAAGGCTTGATTTATTCAGAAAATGATAGCTACAAAGGAATTGATGAAACAACAGAAAATGCTCAAATAGCTTTTTATTTTCTACACGATAGAGTTCAGCAGGCAGCGTATTCTCTTATGAAAGAAGAAGAGCAAAAAGAAGCAAGTCTGAAAATTGCTCGTTTTGTCTATTACCAAAGAGATGAAGAGTATGTCAATGAATGGATTTGTGATGTTGCTAACTACTACAACGAAGGAATAGATTTAATAGAAGAAGAGAAAGAAATAAAAGAGCTTGTTCGTGTAAATCTTAGGGCAGCACGCAAAGCCAAACAATCATTGGCTTATCTTCCTGCTATTGCTTATCTGCAAACAGCTATTTCATTGTTGGATAAGAATGCTTGGAAAAATCAACGAAACCAAACTTTTGAAATATATAGTCTGTTAGCTGACTGCTTATTTTTAAAAGCAAAGAAAAAAGAAGCTGATAAAATTTTTAATCTACTATTAGAAAAATCTGAATCTAAACTAGAGAAAGTAAGAATTTATAATACTCAAATTTTACTTTTAGAAAGCTCCTTTAAATTTAATGATGCCATCGAATTAGCTAGGAAAGCTCTTGCTATTTTAGATATTGAACTCCCTCAAGAAGAAAATGAAAAAACAGCGGTTTTTCAAAAAGAAACAGCATATATTAGTGAAATTTTAGATAAAAATGGAGGAATAGGGTTTTTAGAAACTCTGCCTATTATGCAGAATAAAGAGCTAAAAGAAGCTGTTAAGATTCTTTATCTAACTTGGACTTCCTGTTATATGGTTGGAGATATGAGTCTCGTTTTATTAACATCTGCAAAAATGATTACTTTAGCCATCCAACATGGAAATACAGCAGAAACAGGGTGGGCATATACGGCGTATGCCACATTTGTATCTTCTGGAATGGGAGAATATAAACTAGGATACGATTTAGGGCAACTATCTCTCAAACTTAATGACAAATTTGAGGATTTGCGTACGAAAGGACCTATAAATCACCTTATTGGAGTATTTATTCATCATTGGAGAAAGCCTGTAAGAGAAGGGTTACACTATTTGAAAACTGGATTTGAAGCAAGTGTTGCTGCAGGAAACTATGGCTATGCAGGCTATGCACATTGTGTTTTGGCAAGGCATCAAGTATTATCAGGTATTAATTTAGAAAAAATAGCCTTAGATATAGATACAAACACAGCCATCCAGCATAGTATAAAAAATCATGGGGTAGCACAGCTTGGTGTTGTGGTAAATGCCTATGTCAAAAACTTGATGGGATTAAGCAAAACTTCTGATAGTTTTGATAATGATGAATTTAATGAAAAAACTTATTTAGAGGGGTACAAAGAGCTTCCAATAGGAGCAGCAGTTTATGAGCCACTAAAAGCTAGAATGTACCTCTATCAAGAAGACTATCAAAAGGCTCTGACACACTCTCAAGCTGCCATTCCTCTCATGATAGCTCTCTTTGGTTCTGAATGGAACTGGTTTCATAACAATAATTATAGCCTTGCGCTTTGTGGTCTTATTATTCAAGAACCAAATCATCCAAAAAAGGAAGAGTATTTAGACATAATAGCAACTAACCAAAATCAAATGAAAATTTGGATGGAAAACTGTCCTGAAAATTTTACTCATTTATATTTTATGGTGGAAGCACAATTAGCTCAAATACAGCAAGATATTGTTTCAGCAATGAAGTTTTATGATAAGGCAATACTTGCTGCTCAACAAAATCAGTTTGTACATGACGAAGCACTTGTCAATGAGCTTGCAGGAAAATTTTATTTGAGTTTGGACAAGAAAGATTTTGCAAGAATCTATATTCAAAAAGCTGATTATTTATATAGGATGTGGGGAGCTAACAAGAAAGTTTCTCTACTAGAGAAACAATATCGATTATTGTTGGATGGTCAAAGAAAAGCAAGTGGCTTTTCACGTGATTCTACTATTGGAGCTACTGTTATTTCTTCATATAGCACATCTAGTTCTAAGGGAACATCTATCGGAACGGCATTGGATATAAATACTATTTTAAAGGCTAGTCAAGCCATTTCTAGTGAAATAAAACTAGAAAATCTGCTTTCTAAGATGATTCATATTATTGTAGAAAATGCTGGTGCAGAAAAGGGTTATCTCATTTTGAAAAAAGATACAGGATTTCAAATTGATGCCTATTACTCACTTGCTGATAATATAACTCAAGTGATGCAATCTGAGCCTGTTCAAGATAGCAATACGCTAGCTTCCACAGTTTTGAATTATGTTATTCGCACAAAAGAAGCTATTATTTTAGATAACGCATATCAGAATGCTACTTTTAAGCAAGACAGTTACATAAAAGAACACACAGTAAGGTCATTACTTTGCATGCCTATCATGAAGCAAGGAGAAGTTCTAGCATTATTGTATTTGGAGAACAACCATTCTCATACTATTTTTAACAAAGAGCGATTAAACTTATTAAATCTACTTTCTTCCCAAATTGCTGTTTCGATTGATAATGCCTTAGTTTATGAAAATCTTGAAACTATTGTAGATGAGCGAACAACTGAACTCAAACATTCACAAGAGCGCATTACATCAAGTATTCGTTATGCTGAAACAATTCAAAAAGCTATTTTCCCAGCCAAAATAGAACTAAAATCACACTTTACTGATGCATTTGTCCTTTTCCAACCCAAAGATATTGTAAGTGGAGATTTTTACTGGATAACAAAAGTAAAAGATGAAATTCTTGTGGCTGTGGTAGATTGTACAGGACATGGCGTACCAGGTGCATTTATGTCCATGATTGGAAATACACTACTCAATGAGATGGTTTTACAAAAAAATATTACCCAGCCCTCACGAATCATTGAAGCTCTACATATCGGAGTTAGAAAGGCTTTACGCCAAACTACTACTAATAATAGAGATGGTATGGATATGGTGCTTATCAAAGCAAAATATTTAGAGAATGGAAAAGTAGATATTGAGAGTGCTGCTGCCAAACGTTCGTTGTGGTACACACAAGAAGGGGAATTTTTAGTTATCAAAGGAGACAGACGCTCAGTAGGTGGAGTACAAAGAGAAAGCAAGCGTAAATTTTCACACCACAAATTACAACTCAATAAAGGAGAGTGTTTATATCTTTTTAGTGATGGCTTTCCAGACCAATCTGATGAAAAACTTAATAAGTATGGAACTAGAGAACTAATCAAACTATTAGAATCAATCTCAAAAATAACACCTCTGAAACAACAGAAAAAGATAATACTAGATAGTTTATATCATCACATGGGAAGTGCAGAACAGAGAGATGATATTACACTTATCGGTATCAAATTGTAA